From a single Paenibacillus sp. FSL W8-0426 genomic region:
- a CDS encoding TFIIB-type zinc ribbon-containing protein: MPVIEYKCPNCGSGMMFDSVTGALSCPSCGRKDDIEQLPDPLKRQVFEAGEVKEYHCTSCGAVIVTEPETSATTCSFCGSAVVLADRLSGELAPAKVIPFSIGKEEAKRAFKKWCKKGLLTPSFFMTADRIKGITGIYVPFWLYELHNKVVVSGTGTKIRTYTQGDFDYTETRYFNIYRRIRLNFVNLPIDASAKMNDALMDKLEPFPQNKMKEFKTPYLAGYIAEKYSYTDEELLPRAKDKMMPYIDEYVSSTVSQYNSVSFTDEHIDTAMKKADYALLPVWMVQYDYKGKEYTFAMNGHTGKIVGKPPISKVKVTAWFTGIAGISFVALKTVSWIMGGGFL; the protein is encoded by the coding sequence ATGCCTGTCATTGAATATAAATGCCCCAATTGCGGCAGCGGCATGATGTTTGACAGCGTTACAGGAGCATTGTCCTGTCCGAGCTGCGGACGGAAGGACGACATTGAGCAGCTTCCAGACCCTTTGAAGCGGCAGGTCTTCGAGGCAGGAGAGGTGAAGGAGTACCATTGCACCAGCTGTGGAGCCGTTATCGTAACCGAACCGGAGACAAGCGCCACGACATGCAGCTTCTGCGGATCGGCGGTGGTGCTGGCGGACCGATTGAGCGGGGAGTTGGCGCCTGCCAAGGTCATTCCGTTTTCGATTGGAAAGGAAGAGGCGAAGCGAGCGTTTAAAAAATGGTGCAAAAAAGGTTTACTGACACCCAGCTTTTTCATGACAGCGGACCGGATCAAGGGAATCACCGGAATATACGTGCCGTTTTGGTTGTATGAGCTACATAATAAGGTTGTTGTAAGCGGTACGGGGACCAAGATAAGGACCTATACCCAAGGAGATTTTGATTATACGGAAACCAGGTACTTCAACATTTATCGAAGAATACGGCTAAATTTCGTAAATCTTCCTATTGATGCTTCCGCCAAGATGAACGATGCATTGATGGATAAACTGGAGCCGTTTCCTCAGAACAAGATGAAGGAGTTCAAAACCCCTTACTTAGCCGGATACATTGCAGAGAAGTACAGCTATACTGATGAAGAGCTGCTTCCTAGGGCGAAGGACAAGATGATGCCATATATCGACGAGTATGTGTCTTCAACGGTATCACAGTACAACAGCGTCAGCTTCACGGATGAACACATCGATACTGCGATGAAAAAGGCGGATTATGCATTGCTCCCGGTGTGGATGGTGCAGTACGACTATAAGGGGAAGGAATATACCTTCGCTATGAATGGTCATACGGGCAAGATTGTAGGCAAGCCTCCTATAAGCAAAGTTAAGGTTACCGCTTGGTTTACGGGGATCGCAGGAATTTCTTTCGTGGCCCTCAAGACGGTTTCATGGATAATGGGAGGGGGATTCCTTTGA
- a CDS encoding TPM domain-containing protein gives MAACWLFPLFAVDKVAAAGNKNLIYDKAGLLSKQEKDELNRLANEYGAERETDFIIYTSNNEANKDVQLMTEDFYDKKGPGYDKAHGNAVILAMDMHNREIYLAGFYKAKEYLDDSRLDKIRDKITPDLTDGNYEMAFEKYIRLSYKYMGYEPGVNPENIVFKLWFQLGVSIVIAWIIVAVMVSRSGGKVTVDRTTYQDSATSSVVDRRDEYTHTTVTKRRIESSSDSSSGGGGGGGTTSGGHSHSGSRGSF, from the coding sequence TTGGCGGCCTGTTGGTTGTTTCCATTATTCGCAGTGGATAAGGTGGCGGCAGCCGGAAACAAAAATTTGATTTACGATAAGGCTGGACTGCTCTCCAAACAGGAGAAGGACGAGTTGAATCGGCTTGCCAATGAGTACGGTGCCGAACGGGAAACGGACTTTATTATCTATACGTCCAACAATGAGGCAAATAAGGATGTACAGCTAATGACAGAGGATTTCTATGATAAAAAGGGTCCCGGTTACGATAAGGCTCACGGCAATGCCGTCATCTTGGCCATGGATATGCACAATCGAGAAATATACTTGGCCGGCTTTTATAAAGCGAAGGAGTATCTCGATGACAGCAGGCTGGATAAGATCAGGGACAAGATCACGCCTGATCTGACTGACGGAAATTATGAGATGGCCTTTGAAAAATACATTCGATTATCGTACAAATACATGGGATATGAGCCTGGTGTAAACCCAGAAAATATTGTATTTAAGTTGTGGTTTCAGCTTGGTGTTTCCATTGTGATAGCTTGGATCATCGTAGCTGTGATGGTCTCGCGTTCAGGAGGCAAGGTGACCGTCGATCGAACAACATACCAGGATTCGGCAACTTCCAGCGTAGTAGATCGGCGAGACGAGTATACTCACACTACCGTGACCAAACGCAGAATTGAAAGCAGCAGCGACAGTTCAAGCGGCGGCGGAGGCGGCGGGGGTACGACCAGTGGCGGGCACTCGCACAGCGGCAGCCGGGGATCTTTTTAG
- a CDS encoding SPFH domain-containing protein gives MGFFRNQFANVVEWEEFRDDMIFWKWSNREIKKGSKLVIRSGQDAIFLNNGKIEGIFEDEGSFSIESDIIPFLSTLKGFKFGFNSGMRVEVLFVNTKEFTVRWGTQSPILIPTPQLPGGMPIRANGTFNFKVSDYVTLIDKIAGIKQSYLVEDVKIRMTAVLDQLLMKWISREGKDMFNLQANAAEIARGIREDLDMEMMDIGIGITGFQVMSFNYPQEIQDMITKTASHEMIGNLQKYQQVSMTDGIASGKVKGGGAASDMASMMMGMNMANEMLKNMNQGNAGQHQNPNQQQEAGQSNAQGGSAPSSNAPNFCPNCGTKNEGSKFCPNCGHKLG, from the coding sequence ATGGGTTTTTTCAGGAACCAATTTGCAAACGTGGTGGAATGGGAAGAATTCAGGGATGACATGATTTTTTGGAAATGGAGCAACCGGGAAATCAAAAAAGGCAGCAAGCTGGTGATCCGTTCGGGGCAGGATGCCATTTTCCTCAACAACGGCAAAATCGAAGGCATATTCGAGGATGAAGGTTCGTTCAGTATCGAATCGGACATCATTCCGTTTCTGTCTACATTAAAAGGATTCAAATTCGGCTTCAACAGCGGCATGCGGGTTGAGGTGCTGTTCGTCAACACCAAAGAGTTCACCGTACGGTGGGGCACGCAGAGCCCGATTCTGATCCCGACGCCGCAGCTTCCCGGGGGCATGCCGATCCGAGCGAACGGCACGTTTAATTTCAAAGTGAGCGACTATGTCACACTGATCGATAAAATTGCGGGCATCAAACAGAGCTATCTCGTCGAGGATGTCAAAATCCGCATGACCGCCGTATTGGATCAATTGCTTATGAAGTGGATCAGCCGGGAAGGCAAGGACATGTTCAACCTGCAGGCCAATGCCGCCGAAATTGCGCGCGGAATCCGCGAGGATCTGGACATGGAAATGATGGACATCGGCATTGGCATTACCGGTTTCCAAGTTATGAGCTTTAATTATCCGCAAGAAATCCAGGACATGATTACGAAAACAGCCTCCCACGAAATGATCGGCAACCTTCAGAAATACCAGCAGGTCAGCATGACGGACGGCATCGCTTCGGGCAAGGTGAAGGGTGGGGGAGCAGCTTCGGACATGGCAAGCATGATGATGGGCATGAACATGGCGAACGAAATGCTGAAGAACATGAATCAGGGCAATGCAGGTCAACATCAGAACCCGAACCAGCAGCAAGAAGCCGGTCAGTCCAATGCGCAGGGAGGAAGCGCCCCTTCTTCCAATGCACCGAATTTTTGTCCGAATTGCGGAACCAAAAACGAAGGCTCCAAATTTTGTCCGAACTGTGGTCATAAACTGGGGTAA
- a CDS encoding DUF896 domain-containing protein: MIPMLDRINELSRQAKENGLTEMEKMEQARLRREYLQVFRGSVNDILLNATIYDPNGDDVTPDKLKARQEEIAKDKE, translated from the coding sequence ATTATTCCAATGCTGGACAGAATCAACGAGTTGTCGAGACAGGCGAAAGAGAATGGTTTGACGGAAATGGAGAAAATGGAGCAGGCCCGCCTGCGCCGGGAATATCTTCAGGTCTTCCGCGGCTCGGTCAACGACATTCTGCTGAACGCAACCATCTATGATCCGAATGGCGATGACGTCACTCCTGACAAACTGAAAGCAAGACAGGAAGAAATCGCGAAAGACAAAGAATAA
- a CDS encoding ring-cleaving dioxygenase translates to MTIQTTGIHHITAFAGDPQANVDFYAGVLGLRLVKRTVNFDAPDVYHLYFGDEHGSPGTIITFFPSAGARRGQIGGGQVGVTTYAIPVGALDFWQERLEGFGLNVTRTTRFSETFLQFEDTEGLRLELVEREEGANSTWTQGSIPADKAIKGFGGAVLFSVNPLRTMDALVRILGFVKVDENAEYARFRSIGDLGNVIDVPVERIPLGTGGAGTVHHIAWRAKDFEEHDQWRDAVYQYGYQPTPIRDRQYFNAIYFREAGGILFEIATDPPGFARDEPAETMGEKLMLPDWFEPHRDQIEANLQPIEVRVLEPAGTTLEQG, encoded by the coding sequence ATGACTATTCAAACGACAGGCATCCACCACATTACCGCATTCGCTGGAGACCCACAGGCTAACGTTGACTTCTATGCCGGGGTTCTCGGACTGAGACTGGTGAAAAGAACCGTTAATTTTGACGCACCAGACGTGTACCATCTGTATTTCGGGGATGAACACGGCAGTCCAGGCACCATCATCACGTTCTTCCCGTCAGCTGGTGCACGTCGCGGCCAGATTGGCGGCGGCCAAGTCGGCGTAACGACGTATGCCATTCCGGTCGGTGCGCTCGATTTCTGGCAAGAGCGTTTGGAGGGTTTCGGTCTTAACGTGACGAGAACAACCCGCTTCTCCGAAACATTCCTACAATTCGAGGACACCGAGGGGCTGCGTTTGGAACTCGTTGAACGTGAGGAAGGAGCAAACAGCACTTGGACGCAAGGAAGCATCCCGGCTGATAAAGCGATCAAAGGATTCGGCGGCGCCGTGTTGTTCAGCGTCAATCCGTTGAGAACGATGGATGCGCTGGTACGCATTCTGGGCTTCGTCAAAGTGGATGAGAACGCAGAGTATGCCCGCTTCCGCTCCATCGGTGACCTGGGCAACGTGATCGATGTGCCTGTAGAGCGTATTCCGCTTGGAACGGGCGGGGCAGGTACGGTGCACCACATTGCATGGCGTGCCAAAGATTTCGAGGAGCATGATCAATGGAGGGATGCCGTGTATCAATACGGATACCAGCCTACACCGATCCGGGATCGTCAATACTTCAATGCCATCTACTTCCGTGAAGCGGGCGGAATCTTGTTCGAAATCGCGACGGATCCTCCGGGCTTTGCAAGAGACGAACCCGCCGAGACCATGGGAGAAAAATTGATGCTGCCGGATTGGTTCGAACCGCACCGCGATCAGATCGAGGCGAATCTGCAGCCGATTGAAGTACGGGTATTGGAACCTGCGGGCACGACTTTGGAGCAAGGCTAA
- a CDS encoding low temperature requirement protein A, producing MMEKKVTWLELFYDLLFVAAVSKAGHVLLHAEHGIIPYDYLLKFVLIFIPVWWAWVGQTMFINRYGQDILAHRVFLILQLLSVLVMTASLSVDFDQYYLPFFIGYIGSRAFTAIQYFLLHGSKSDHHLNAARFLGLSFLIGIAISSFSLFFDSWVRYLILYAGIAVDIILPLIGRRRLVKVPIHTHHLMERFALFTIILLGESVVSMIAVLQLDRWNLESILFIAFTAVFVIAMWWQYFDNVEKNVSKEIRTSGQAMIYGHLFIYISMSMIAASIQLLYLNKLNYGFMLAFAFGSLLLYFASTALVFHQYKHAHLRMRPLQLAILLAIVGVSIVVDLVYHVPNYVVMGENMIFFLAYAKLTT from the coding sequence ATGATGGAAAAAAAGGTAACCTGGCTGGAGCTGTTCTATGATCTGCTCTTTGTCGCAGCCGTGTCCAAGGCAGGCCATGTCCTGCTCCACGCCGAGCATGGCATTATCCCCTATGATTATCTGCTGAAATTTGTGTTGATTTTCATTCCTGTCTGGTGGGCCTGGGTCGGCCAGACGATGTTTATCAACCGCTATGGACAGGATATTCTCGCACATCGCGTGTTCCTTATCCTGCAGCTCCTGTCCGTGTTGGTCATGACGGCGAGCCTATCGGTTGATTTTGACCAGTATTATCTTCCCTTTTTCATCGGCTACATCGGTTCAAGAGCCTTCACGGCGATCCAGTATTTCTTGCTCCATGGGTCCAAAAGCGACCATCACCTCAATGCGGCGCGTTTCTTGGGCCTAAGCTTCCTGATCGGCATTGCGATCTCGTCGTTCTCCCTGTTCTTCGATTCTTGGGTTCGATACCTCATCCTGTACGCCGGCATTGCGGTCGATATCATTCTTCCGCTGATCGGCCGCAGACGCTTGGTGAAAGTGCCGATCCATACGCACCATTTGATGGAACGCTTTGCCTTGTTCACCATCATCTTGCTTGGGGAATCCGTCGTTAGCATGATTGCAGTGCTGCAGCTGGACCGCTGGAACCTGGAGTCGATCCTGTTCATTGCCTTTACGGCAGTATTCGTGATCGCGATGTGGTGGCAGTACTTCGATAATGTGGAGAAAAACGTGAGCAAAGAAATTCGCACCTCCGGGCAGGCGATGATTTACGGCCACCTGTTCATCTATATCTCGATGAGCATGATCGCAGCCTCGATCCAGCTGCTGTACTTGAACAAACTGAACTACGGCTTCATGCTTGCCTTTGCATTCGGTTCGTTGCTGCTGTACTTCGCTTCCACCGCGCTGGTGTTCCACCAGTACAAACACGCACATCTGCGCATGCGCCCACTGCAATTGGCGATACTGCTTGCAATCGTGGGAGTCAGCATCGTCGTGGATCTTGTCTACCATGTGCCTAATTATGTCGTGATGGGGGAGAATATGATTTTCTTCCTGGCTTATGCGAAGCTGACGACTTGA
- a CDS encoding class D sortase — MKKLSMLFILVGALVISFPYLQEKWNDWQQARVMSRLEQELAAPKKTAASPQNLQSGLSKLNSSFTEGAEEANLSGSEVNQLLDSTQDAIGLISIDKIDVRLPILEDATVQNMKVAATHLVETSPIGSEGNAAIAAHRAHKKGRLFNRLGELEIGDDIQVTLAGGTTINYKVDRITVVEPTDLSVLEDPKLGQVLTLITCDPLINPTHRLIVRAVATPSSASHT, encoded by the coding sequence ATGAAAAAACTCTCCATGCTGTTCATATTGGTTGGAGCATTGGTGATTAGCTTTCCATATTTGCAGGAAAAATGGAACGACTGGCAGCAGGCAAGGGTCATGAGTCGGCTGGAACAGGAGCTCGCAGCCCCTAAAAAGACTGCCGCTTCTCCGCAAAACCTGCAAAGCGGGCTGTCCAAATTGAACTCCTCCTTTACAGAAGGAGCAGAGGAAGCAAATCTCTCGGGGTCGGAAGTGAATCAGCTATTGGACTCCACCCAAGACGCAATCGGTTTGATTTCCATCGACAAAATCGACGTCCGTCTGCCGATCCTGGAGGATGCCACCGTGCAAAACATGAAGGTCGCGGCGACTCATCTGGTAGAGACCTCCCCGATTGGGTCTGAAGGGAACGCTGCCATCGCAGCCCATCGCGCGCACAAGAAAGGCCGTCTGTTCAATCGGCTCGGAGAGCTTGAGATCGGCGACGATATTCAGGTCACCCTGGCTGGCGGAACAACGATCAACTACAAGGTTGACCGAATCACCGTCGTTGAGCCTACCGATTTATCGGTGTTGGAAGATCCCAAACTGGGCCAAGTGCTTACATTGATCACTTGTGATCCGCTCATTAACCCGACTCACCGTCTGATTGTCAGAGCGGTTGCAACTCCATCTTCCGCTTCCCATACGTAG
- a CDS encoding response regulator produces MIRALLVDDEKLAILVLTKQLLNILPDVEIVDSCTNPLQAIEQAKIHKPDVIFLDIVMPEVNGMQAAEMMQAASPQSDIVFVTGYDRYAIDAFEMNALDYVLKPVQAERLAKSMKRVMERMTLTKSLPNEPAGQMICCFKTLRPAYVPNGPNREAGQAQFRWRTTKAQELFAYLLHNRNQFVSKDLLIQEFWPDQDFKKASTYLYTTIYHIRKCLEQAGMPVEIVNASGGEGYTLHTLQVIIDVDRFEQGIRNLGEITEENYEEHYQLNQLYVNDYLADHDYHWAEGERQRLRLLWLHHSMNLVQFYIQAGKVHEAINEYKRILGVHPYSEKTHLGLIGLYVDLGEHDAATAHYQEMKDLYWEELGITLPATFEEWSVEQAGIEPQKRSLKQA; encoded by the coding sequence ATGATCAGAGCATTGTTGGTGGACGACGAGAAACTTGCTATTTTAGTTCTGACCAAACAACTTTTAAACATTTTGCCCGATGTCGAAATCGTGGACAGCTGCACCAATCCGCTACAAGCCATCGAACAGGCGAAAATACACAAACCTGACGTGATTTTCCTGGATATCGTCATGCCGGAGGTGAACGGGATGCAAGCAGCGGAGATGATGCAAGCGGCGAGCCCGCAATCCGATATTGTTTTCGTAACCGGCTATGACCGTTATGCGATTGATGCTTTTGAAATGAATGCCCTCGATTACGTGCTCAAACCAGTTCAAGCCGAGCGCCTGGCCAAATCGATGAAACGTGTGATGGAACGTATGACGCTGACGAAATCGCTGCCCAATGAGCCTGCAGGCCAGATGATCTGCTGTTTCAAGACGCTGCGTCCAGCCTACGTCCCAAACGGACCGAACCGCGAAGCGGGTCAGGCCCAATTTCGCTGGCGCACAACCAAAGCTCAGGAGCTGTTCGCCTACTTGCTGCATAATCGCAACCAGTTTGTCAGCAAGGACCTGCTCATTCAGGAGTTTTGGCCCGACCAGGATTTCAAAAAAGCATCGACTTATCTGTACACTACCATATACCATATCCGCAAATGTCTTGAACAAGCGGGCATGCCTGTGGAAATTGTAAATGCAAGCGGCGGCGAAGGGTATACGCTTCATACGCTGCAAGTAATCATTGACGTGGATCGATTCGAACAGGGAATCCGCAATTTGGGCGAGATCACGGAAGAAAACTACGAAGAGCACTACCAGCTGAACCAGCTGTATGTCAACGACTATCTGGCAGACCATGATTACCACTGGGCAGAAGGAGAACGTCAGCGGCTGCGGCTGCTCTGGCTCCATCACTCCATGAATCTCGTCCAGTTCTACATCCAGGCAGGCAAGGTTCACGAGGCGATCAATGAGTATAAACGAATCCTCGGCGTCCACCCTTATAGTGAAAAAACGCATCTGGGACTCATCGGACTCTATGTGGATCTGGGCGAGCATGATGCAGCGACGGCTCATTATCAGGAAATGAAAGACTTGTACTGGGAAGAGCTTGGCATTACGCTGCCCGCTACTTTTGAGGAATGGTCTGTCGAGCAGGCCGGTATCGAACCCCAGAAGCGCTCTCTAAAGCAGGCATAA
- a CDS encoding glycoside hydrolase family 3 C-terminal domain-containing protein, whose translation MSTNQIGVPLEGFAEFSRTVAAEGAVLLRNNGDSLPIRKSENVSVFGRIQVNYYRSGTGSGGSVHVAYTTNLLDGLRSKKQISVNEELAAVYEKWIEQNPFDDGGKVWAAEPWNQKEMPLTDELVAQARAKSDKAIIVIGRTAGEDQDNADAPGSYQLTEDEKAMLKLVTNHFEQTIVVLNVSNIIDMSWLDDESYVNPIQSVIYSWHGGMEGGNAIADVLVGEVTPSGKLTDTIAYSIHDYPSTSNYGNEFKNLYQEDIYVGYRYFETFRPEKVQFEFGYGLSYTTFAVETEEAQVVAKNDKTCIEIKAVVTNTGSVHAGKEVVQVYYEAPQGKLGQPVKALVAFGKTSLLQPGESQTLTISFPVDSMASYDDAGVTGHASAYVMEEGTYRLHVGTSVKQTEHVKVDGQEGYVVESVRVVEQLEEAMAPVESFTRMKPGARKEDGSYELTYVEAPKRKVDMAQRIEQRLPATLEQTGDQGYKLQDVKDGKVSLEAFVAQLSDQDLATLIRGEGMSSPLVTSGTASAFGGVSDSLFKLGIPVACTADGPSGIRMDSGEKATQVSIGTLLAATWNTQLVEELYVMEGQELLRNQIDTLLGPGLNIRRSPLNGRNFEYFSEDPLISGQFAAACTRGIMKGGSNATLKHFACNNQEKHRSKVDAVVSERALREIYLKGFEIAVKEGGANSVMTSYNPVNGHWAASNYDLNTTILRGEWGFEGIVMTDWWAIMNDVVQGGAADRKYTNWMIRAQNDLYMVVPNYGAEINGWDDNTLESLENGTLTRGELQRSAKNILTFILNAPVISRKLELNETVAAFKADSALSAEGAQALANDPQVKPAVGEPVRMNVTQAGEYRIIVQIMSPEPELAQSACNVLLGGQLMTTIQTNGTEGKWIRQRLVKVQLEEGVYELTLDFTKPGLQIDWIEFKLV comes from the coding sequence GTGAGCACAAATCAGATTGGTGTTCCTTTGGAAGGGTTTGCAGAATTTAGCCGGACGGTTGCTGCCGAAGGGGCCGTTTTGCTTAGAAATAACGGAGATTCACTTCCTATTCGAAAATCCGAAAACGTTTCAGTTTTTGGCCGAATTCAAGTGAATTATTATCGCAGCGGAACGGGTTCCGGCGGTAGTGTGCATGTCGCCTATACAACCAACTTGTTGGATGGGCTGCGCAGCAAAAAACAGATCAGCGTCAATGAGGAACTCGCGGCCGTTTACGAAAAATGGATTGAGCAGAATCCGTTCGATGATGGTGGCAAAGTCTGGGCGGCAGAGCCGTGGAACCAGAAGGAAATGCCGCTGACGGATGAATTGGTGGCTCAGGCAAGAGCGAAGTCGGATAAAGCAATCATCGTCATCGGCCGTACGGCGGGAGAAGACCAGGATAACGCTGACGCGCCGGGAAGCTATCAATTGACGGAAGACGAGAAAGCGATGCTGAAGCTGGTTACCAACCACTTTGAACAAACGATCGTAGTTCTGAACGTATCCAATATCATCGACATGAGCTGGCTGGATGACGAGAGTTACGTCAACCCGATTCAAAGCGTGATCTACTCGTGGCACGGCGGCATGGAAGGCGGAAACGCGATTGCGGACGTTCTGGTCGGCGAAGTGACGCCAAGCGGTAAACTGACGGATACGATTGCTTATTCGATCCATGACTACCCTTCGACCAGCAATTACGGAAATGAATTCAAGAACTTGTACCAGGAAGATATTTATGTAGGGTACCGATATTTCGAAACGTTTCGACCGGAAAAGGTCCAGTTTGAATTCGGGTACGGCCTCTCTTACACCACATTTGCAGTAGAGACCGAAGAAGCCCAAGTCGTAGCCAAGAACGACAAAACTTGCATTGAGATCAAAGCTGTGGTAACCAACACGGGTTCTGTCCATGCTGGCAAAGAAGTTGTGCAGGTGTACTACGAAGCTCCTCAGGGTAAATTGGGACAGCCTGTCAAAGCGTTGGTTGCCTTTGGCAAAACAAGCTTGCTGCAGCCGGGAGAATCGCAGACGCTGACGATCAGCTTCCCGGTAGATTCCATGGCTTCTTACGATGACGCCGGGGTGACCGGACATGCTTCCGCTTATGTAATGGAAGAAGGAACATACCGTTTGCATGTCGGAACCAGCGTCAAACAAACGGAACATGTGAAGGTCGATGGGCAGGAAGGCTACGTCGTGGAGTCCGTACGGGTTGTCGAGCAGCTTGAAGAAGCGATGGCACCCGTCGAGTCGTTCACACGCATGAAACCGGGAGCGCGCAAGGAAGACGGGTCATATGAGCTGACCTATGTGGAGGCTCCGAAACGCAAGGTCGACATGGCTCAGCGGATCGAACAGCGTCTGCCGGCGACGTTGGAGCAGACCGGGGACCAAGGGTACAAGCTTCAGGATGTGAAGGATGGCAAAGTGAGCCTGGAAGCCTTCGTCGCCCAATTGAGCGATCAGGATCTTGCAACCTTGATCCGCGGTGAAGGCATGAGCAGTCCGCTCGTTACGTCGGGAACGGCCTCGGCATTCGGCGGCGTGAGCGATAGCTTGTTCAAGCTTGGGATCCCGGTGGCTTGTACAGCCGACGGCCCGTCCGGCATCCGTATGGACAGCGGCGAGAAGGCCACGCAGGTGTCCATCGGAACACTGCTGGCAGCCACATGGAATACACAGCTGGTGGAAGAATTGTACGTGATGGAAGGTCAAGAGCTGCTCCGAAACCAGATCGACACGCTGCTCGGCCCTGGCCTCAACATTCGCCGCAGCCCGCTGAACGGCCGCAACTTCGAATATTTCTCGGAAGATCCGCTCATTTCGGGACAATTCGCGGCGGCTTGTACGCGTGGCATTATGAAGGGCGGATCGAACGCCACGCTGAAACACTTTGCCTGCAACAACCAGGAGAAACACCGCAGCAAAGTGGATGCCGTCGTATCCGAGCGTGCGCTCCGCGAGATTTACTTGAAAGGCTTCGAAATTGCCGTCAAGGAAGGCGGAGCCAACTCCGTGATGACGTCTTACAATCCGGTTAACGGACACTGGGCAGCTTCGAACTACGATCTGAACACAACCATTTTGCGTGGAGAATGGGGCTTTGAGGGTATTGTCATGACCGACTGGTGGGCGATCATGAATGATGTCGTTCAAGGCGGAGCAGCCGACCGTAAATACACCAACTGGATGATCCGCGCCCAGAACGATCTGTACATGGTTGTGCCGAACTATGGCGCGGAGATCAACGGATGGGACGACAACACGCTGGAGTCGTTGGAGAACGGCACGTTGACGCGTGGTGAGCTTCAGCGCTCGGCCAAAAACATTTTGACGTTTATTCTGAACGCTCCGGTCATCTCCAGAAAACTGGAATTGAACGAGACGGTTGCCGCGTTCAAAGCTGATTCAGCCCTGTCTGCCGAAGGTGCGCAGGCATTGGCGAACGATCCTCAAGTGAAGCCGGCAGTAGGCGAGCCTGTGCGCATGAACGTGACTCAGGCCGGCGAATACCGGATCATCGTGCAAATCATGTCACCGGAACCGGAGCTGGCCCAAAGCGCCTGCAACGTGCTGCTGGGCGGCCAATTGATGACGACCATCCAGACGAACGGAACGGAAGGCAAATGGATCCGGCAGCGCCTGGTGAAAGTGCAGCTGGAGGAAGGCGTGTACGAATTGACGCTGGACTTCACCAAGCCAGGTTTGCAGATCGATTGGATTGAATTTAAACTGGTTTAA
- a CDS encoding AraC family transcriptional regulator, with the protein MYTDVIFPNMTNTLHITGCHFGAKPPGWRYPRHHHHLYEIMYCQAGTARLKLQHLEIRLRPGDWLFIRSGTRHEMENMAESEDCFRFFDIHFDMDDYSIRKTLSQREYHLLPASMAEMAGLTEYVAHIEREMQPSLASAGEMPAAETERRLTLNPVQKIALQAYILLIIQEILRLAVKVEEESMAAEPLHSTIHKADTAHLIEEKLQHLISGEGSISQAADELNLSRSQFTKVFKEIYGISPRQYLTETKLNRAKQMLVSTSKTVEDIADELGYHSVSHFSRQFRRGTGLSPNQFRPRPRA; encoded by the coding sequence ATGTACACTGACGTGATTTTTCCGAATATGACCAACACGCTGCACATTACGGGCTGCCATTTCGGCGCCAAACCGCCCGGTTGGCGATATCCCAGACATCACCATCATTTGTATGAAATCATGTATTGCCAGGCCGGAACAGCTAGGCTGAAGCTGCAGCATCTCGAGATCCGGCTTCGGCCCGGAGATTGGCTGTTCATTCGTTCGGGTACCCGGCACGAAATGGAGAATATGGCCGAAAGCGAGGATTGCTTTCGTTTCTTCGACATACACTTCGATATGGACGATTACTCCATACGCAAGACGCTGAGCCAACGCGAATACCATCTTCTTCCCGCCTCCATGGCGGAAATGGCTGGGTTGACGGAATACGTCGCACACATCGAACGGGAGATGCAGCCCAGTTTGGCGTCTGCAGGCGAGATGCCCGCCGCGGAGACGGAACGACGCCTGACGCTGAACCCTGTCCAGAAAATCGCGCTCCAGGCCTACATTCTGCTCATTATTCAGGAAATTCTCCGACTGGCCGTGAAGGTAGAAGAGGAGTCGATGGCCGCCGAACCGCTGCATTCGACCATTCATAAAGCCGACACGGCCCATCTCATTGAAGAGAAGCTGCAGCACCTCATCTCGGGCGAAGGCTCCATAAGCCAGGCAGCGGACGAACTGAATCTGAGCCGCAGCCAATTCACCAAAGTGTTCAAAGAAATATACGGCATATCACCACGCCAGTACCTCACTGAAACCAAACTCAACCGAGCCAAGCAAATGCTGGTAAGCACAAGCAAAACGGTCGAGGACATCGCCGATGAGCTCGGCTATCATTCCGTCAGTCATTTCTCCAGGCAGTTCAGGCGGGGCACGGGATTATCGCCCAACCAGTTTCGCCCGCGGCCTCGGGCCTGA